DNA sequence from the Candidatus Cloacimonadota bacterium genome:
TATTGAAAAATCCTCGAGCAGACGGCTATCGAATAAATAGACGATCTTTTTATCTCGATCGCTGGATACAACATTGCGGATGGAACAAGGATTTTCCGTTGCGATTATTCAACAGGCAGAAGGGCGGATTTAATGACAAACCGGTTCACGAATCGGTTCAGATCAAAGGAAAAATATCCAAAATTAACGAGATTTTAAAGCACTATACTTATCCTGATCTAACTTCATATATAAACAAGATGGAGCATTATTCGTCTTTATCGGCAGCAGATGCATCTAATAAAAAGCAGAATGCAAGTGTGAATAAAGCTGTTGTTCACGGCATTTCTAAATTTTTCGAAATGTATTTTCTTAAAGCAGGATTTTTAGATGGAAAAACCGGTTTGATCTTATCTATCAATTCTGCATTTTCGGTTTATTATAAATATCTGAAAATATGGGAAAAAACCAAAAGTGACAAAAATTAGG
Encoded proteins:
- a CDS encoding glycosyltransferase family 2 protein — translated: MSNKLSVTIITKNEESNIERCLESVKWADEIVVVDSDSIDKTVEICRKYNCRIIQTEWLGFGKTKQKAVNTAKYNWIFSIDADEEVTPQLQKKMQSILKNPRADGYRINRRSFYLDRWIQHCGWNKDFPLRLFNRQKGGFNDKPVHESVQIKGKISKINEILKHYTYPDLTSYINKMEHYSSLSAADASNKKQNASVNKAVVHGISKFFEMYFLKAGFLDGKTGLILSINSAFSVYYKYLKIWEKTKSDKN